The following proteins come from a genomic window of Actinomycetota bacterium:
- a CDS encoding WhiB family transcriptional regulator produces MADAKCLDADPEAFFPEKGGSTRDAKRICAACSVRDECLQYALRNDERFGIWGGMSERERRRLKRLAS; encoded by the coding sequence ATGGCTGATGCCAAGTGTCTGGATGCGGATCCGGAGGCCTTCTTCCCCGAGAAGGGCGGATCCACCAGGGACGCCAAACGCATCTGCGCGGCATGCAGCGTCCGCGACGAATGCCTGCAGTACGCGTTGCGCAACGATGAGCGCTTCGGGATCTGGGGCGGCATGAGTGAACGGGAGCGCCGGCGGCTGAAGCGGCTCGCTTCCTAG